One genomic window of Myxococcales bacterium includes the following:
- a CDS encoding type II secretion system protein, translating to MKTFLRSRRRAGFTLIELMIVVAIVAILALLAIFGVSKFLATAKTAEATNTIGQVNKLAIQAYDRESGNAQLIVAGGTSATTSHSLCGKSAPVPAAVADVQNRKYTPQPGGDYQKLVVATNDNQNGWYCLKHEMTEPQYYRYAYTGTFGAPAAVVPQLGVPANMPASPHWLAEAQGDLDGDGTFARFVTGGAISAQKTAVSFTQIVVENPEE from the coding sequence ATGAAGACTTTCCTCCGAAGCCGCCGCCGCGCTGGCTTCACCCTGATCGAGCTCATGATCGTCGTGGCGATCGTCGCCATCCTCGCCCTCCTCGCCATCTTCGGCGTCAGCAAGTTCCTTGCGACCGCGAAGACGGCGGAGGCCACCAACACCATCGGCCAGGTCAACAAGCTCGCCATTCAGGCCTACGATCGTGAGTCGGGCAACGCCCAGCTCATCGTCGCCGGTGGAACGAGCGCCACCACTTCCCACTCGCTCTGCGGCAAGTCGGCCCCCGTGCCCGCCGCGGTCGCCGACGTCCAGAACCGCAAGTACACGCCGCAGCCCGGCGGTGACTACCAGAAGCTCGTCGTCGCGACCAACGACAACCAGAACGGCTGGTACTGCCTCAAGCACGAGATGACCGAGCCGCAGTACTACCGCTACGCGTACACCGGCACCTTCGGTGCCCCTGCCGCCGTCGTCCCGCAGCTCGGCGTCCCCGCGAACATGCCCGCCAGTCCGCACTGGCTCGCCGAGGCGCAGGGCGACCTCGACGGCGACGGCACGTTCGCCCGCTTCGTCACTGGCGGCGCCATCTCCGCCCAGAAGACCGCGGTCTCCTTCACCCAGATCGTCGTCGAAAACCCCGAGGAGTAG
- a CDS encoding fused MFS/spermidine synthase encodes MRFRLTRVAPLLFFSGACALVYQVAWLRELRLVFGASTAASAAVLGVFMGGLGLGGIVIGKRADRTKNPLELYANLELLVALSAALTPLLVWLARTTYLALGGQSTLGIVGATVARLALGALVLIVPTTLMGGTMPAAARAVSSEEDPGRRAVSALYGVNTLGAVVGALAANFVMLEVFGTRLTLWMICLLNVLVGLVGRMLSRAPVEVAPVAAPKIAAETPESAKAEALEGPAETPEGTETPEEAAAKTADAGAADEAKPPEAAEVPPTAVDSAGESSEVLPRSLGWFPSAAAAIVGFAFLLMELVWYRMLAPLLGGSSYTFGLILAVALFGIGVGGALYSFGKAVPTLRGFALTCGLEALFIALPFAAGDRVALFALAIRPLRILGFGGSVLSWAIVCSLVIFPAAVVSGAQFPLVIGLFGKGGKDIGRQIGVAYLANTLGAIVGSLSGGFGLLPALTAPGCWKLVIALLAASGLVALFLSARHEGRNKGLVYAGGLASVSLAFAALFAEGPTAAWRHTPIGAGRADSLLANPTPNAIESWRRESRLSVVWDADGRESSVALNGASGYTFVVNGKADGNVFADAPTQVMSGLLGALVHPNPKRAMVIGLGTGSTSGWLGSIPSMERIDVSELEPAILRVARDCGPINNNVFDNPKVHLSLGDAREFLLTTRERYDVVFSEPSNPYRAGISSLYTQDYYRAVLTRLADDGVFVQWMQSYEVEAEAFHTVLATLRSVFGDVTVWESMPGDFLMVARRSDPGPLDTVAIGKRLQEEPYLTASRYVWGGSSVEVFLSHFIARDELAKQLLQQSRINRDDQNILEFSYARSVGASVSLAMDASRLSQNLGWHRPRVVGPVDWARVDDSWLLYRLSRGEPAPPWRVPNPTPRDAALHRLYRAVQTAPSAEVLRDWSAAGIAQPTYLERLLVARAAAKSATLEPAAFEEYVKDLEPATASGLRALSAAKRKDTPRAIEELVRGLHGVRSSPWVNLVVLERMLQLAVELANERPEVADKLYEAVKTRFPLSPMERQRSIASLRLAMLMKNDACAEVFDAMGGPAPWDDEYLLAQRDCFKRTRPAKADAAEAEYARFQSLTPTPLGGR; translated from the coding sequence GTGCGCTTTCGGCTGACCCGCGTCGCTCCCCTGCTGTTCTTTTCCGGCGCCTGCGCGTTGGTCTACCAGGTCGCCTGGCTCCGCGAGCTGCGCCTCGTCTTCGGGGCCTCCACGGCCGCGTCGGCGGCGGTGCTCGGGGTCTTCATGGGCGGGCTCGGCCTCGGCGGCATCGTGATCGGTAAGCGCGCGGATCGTACCAAGAATCCGCTCGAGCTCTATGCCAACCTCGAGCTCCTCGTGGCGCTCTCCGCCGCGCTCACCCCGCTCCTCGTGTGGCTCGCGCGAACGACCTACCTGGCGCTTGGCGGCCAGTCGACCCTCGGCATCGTCGGGGCGACCGTGGCCCGACTCGCGCTCGGGGCGCTCGTCCTCATCGTGCCCACCACGCTGATGGGCGGCACGATGCCGGCGGCCGCGCGCGCGGTCTCCAGCGAGGAGGACCCCGGCCGCCGCGCAGTGTCGGCCCTCTACGGCGTCAACACGCTGGGCGCGGTCGTTGGGGCGCTCGCCGCCAATTTCGTGATGCTCGAGGTGTTCGGCACGCGGCTCACGCTGTGGATGATCTGCCTCCTGAACGTCCTCGTCGGCCTCGTGGGGCGCATGCTCTCGCGCGCGCCGGTCGAGGTGGCCCCCGTGGCGGCGCCGAAGATCGCGGCGGAGACCCCGGAGTCCGCCAAGGCCGAGGCCCTCGAAGGCCCCGCCGAGACCCCCGAGGGCACCGAAACCCCGGAGGAGGCCGCCGCGAAGACCGCCGACGCGGGGGCCGCCGACGAGGCGAAGCCCCCCGAGGCCGCCGAGGTCCCCCCGACGGCTGTCGATTCGGCCGGCGAGAGCTCCGAGGTGCTCCCGCGGAGCCTCGGGTGGTTCCCCTCGGCGGCGGCCGCCATCGTGGGCTTCGCGTTCCTCCTGATGGAGCTCGTGTGGTACCGCATGCTCGCCCCGCTGCTCGGCGGCTCGTCCTACACGTTCGGGCTGATCCTCGCCGTCGCGCTCTTCGGCATCGGCGTCGGAGGCGCGCTCTACTCGTTCGGCAAGGCGGTCCCCACCCTCCGAGGTTTCGCCCTCACCTGCGGGCTCGAGGCGCTCTTCATCGCGCTTCCGTTCGCGGCCGGCGATCGCGTCGCGCTCTTCGCGCTCGCGATTCGACCCCTCCGGATCCTCGGCTTCGGAGGCAGCGTCCTCTCGTGGGCCATCGTGTGTTCTCTCGTGATCTTCCCCGCCGCCGTGGTGTCGGGCGCCCAGTTTCCGCTCGTGATCGGGCTCTTCGGCAAGGGCGGAAAGGACATCGGCCGGCAGATCGGCGTCGCGTACCTCGCGAACACACTCGGGGCGATCGTGGGGTCGCTCTCGGGCGGCTTTGGCCTCCTCCCCGCGCTCACGGCGCCCGGCTGCTGGAAGCTCGTGATCGCGCTGCTGGCGGCCTCTGGCCTCGTGGCGCTCTTCCTCTCCGCGCGCCATGAGGGCCGCAACAAGGGGCTCGTGTACGCGGGCGGCCTCGCGAGCGTGAGCCTCGCCTTCGCCGCGCTCTTCGCCGAGGGGCCCACCGCCGCCTGGAGGCACACGCCGATCGGCGCGGGCCGCGCGGACTCGCTCCTCGCCAACCCCACGCCGAACGCCATCGAGTCGTGGAGGCGGGAGAGCCGCCTCAGCGTGGTGTGGGACGCGGACGGCCGCGAGAGCTCGGTCGCGCTGAACGGCGCCTCGGGCTACACCTTCGTGGTCAACGGGAAGGCCGATGGCAACGTGTTCGCCGACGCGCCCACGCAGGTCATGAGCGGGCTCCTGGGCGCCCTGGTGCACCCGAACCCCAAGCGGGCGATGGTGATCGGCCTCGGCACCGGCAGCACCTCGGGGTGGCTCGGAAGCATCCCTTCCATGGAGCGCATCGACGTGTCCGAGCTCGAGCCCGCCATCCTGCGCGTCGCGCGCGACTGCGGTCCCATCAACAACAACGTCTTCGACAACCCGAAGGTGCACCTCTCCCTCGGCGACGCGCGCGAGTTCCTCCTCACGACCCGCGAGCGCTACGACGTCGTCTTCTCCGAGCCCTCGAACCCGTACCGCGCCGGCATCTCCAGCCTCTACACGCAAGACTACTACCGGGCCGTGCTGACCCGCCTCGCCGACGACGGCGTCTTCGTGCAGTGGATGCAGTCCTACGAGGTCGAGGCCGAGGCGTTCCACACCGTGCTCGCGACGCTTCGGAGCGTCTTCGGCGACGTCACGGTGTGGGAGAGCATGCCCGGTGACTTCCTGATGGTCGCGCGCCGGAGCGATCCTGGGCCGCTCGACACGGTCGCCATCGGCAAGCGCCTCCAGGAGGAGCCCTACCTCACGGCGAGCCGGTACGTGTGGGGCGGCTCCTCGGTCGAGGTCTTCCTCTCGCACTTCATCGCGCGCGACGAGCTCGCCAAGCAGCTGCTCCAGCAGTCCCGCATCAACCGCGACGACCAGAACATCCTCGAGTTTTCGTACGCGCGCTCGGTGGGCGCCAGCGTGTCTCTCGCGATGGACGCGTCCCGCCTCTCGCAGAACCTCGGCTGGCACCGCCCGCGCGTCGTCGGCCCGGTCGACTGGGCGCGGGTCGACGACTCGTGGCTGCTCTACCGCCTCTCCCGAGGCGAGCCGGCCCCGCCCTGGCGCGTGCCGAACCCCACCCCGCGCGACGCCGCGCTCCATCGGCTCTACCGCGCGGTCCAGACGGCGCCGAGCGCCGAGGTGCTCCGCGACTGGAGCGCAGCGGGCATCGCGCAGCCGACCTACCTCGAGCGACTGCTCGTCGCCCGCGCCGCCGCGAAGAGCGCCACCCTGGAGCCCGCAGCCTTCGAGGAGTACGTCAAGGACCTCGAGCCCGCGACCGCGTCAGGCCTGCGCGCCCTCAGCGCCGCGAAGCGCAAGGACACCCCCCGAGCGATCGAGGAGCTCGTCCGGGGCCTCCACGGCGTGCGCAGCTCCCCTTGGGTGAACCTCGTGGTGCTCGAGCGTATGCTGCAGCTCGCGGTCGAGCTCGCCAACGAGCGACCCGAGGTGGCCGACAAGCTCTACGAGGCCGTGAAGACGCGGTTCCCCCTCTCGCCCATGGAGCGCCAGCGTTCCATCGCATCGCTCCGCCTCGCGATGCTCATGAAGAACGACGCCTGCGCGGAGGTATTCGACGCCATGGGTGGGCCCGCGCCTTGGGACGACGAGTACCTGCTCGCGCAGCGCGACTGCTTCAAGCGGACGCGTCCGGCGAAGGCCGACGCGGCCGAGGCGGAGTACGCGCGCTTTCAGTCGCTCACGCCGACGCCCCTCGGCGGGCGGTGA
- a CDS encoding sigma-54-dependent Fis family transcriptional regulator: protein MLSILLRRDGYGVTAAPGFAAARDEIMNAPAPYGVVLTDLMMPDGSGMDLVSLARRRADATEVIVMTAHSTVEHALDAMRRGAYDFIAKPFSTAELRELVRKAFEKGAIVAENHRLRAQVDRLDKSSEGLLFRSEAMRQILELVGRIASSRTTVLITGESGTGKERIARAIHRASDRASRPFLVVNCGAIPEQLMESELFGHERGAFTGATSRRPGIFREAEGGTVLLDEVGELPLMMQVKLLRVLQERKVRGVGESAESPVDVRILAATNADVEAHVKAGTLRQDLYYRLNVLRLELPPLRARREDVALLASHFLERCAHEHDKPLRGFSPDALRALDAYAFPGNVRELENIVERAVALSSGSTIGLGDLPREVSGAASSPTPSLVHLPDAGCNLDDVIGELERRLLVEALERTGGVRTAAAKLLGITFRSFRYRLQKYAMEGEEEDPRSEGAERG from the coding sequence ATGCTCAGCATCCTGCTCCGTCGCGACGGCTACGGCGTGACTGCGGCGCCGGGCTTCGCTGCCGCGCGCGACGAAATCATGAACGCTCCTGCTCCGTACGGAGTGGTCCTCACGGACCTCATGATGCCGGACGGCTCGGGGATGGACCTCGTGTCGCTCGCGCGGCGACGCGCCGACGCGACCGAGGTCATCGTCATGACGGCGCACTCCACAGTGGAGCACGCGCTCGACGCCATGCGCCGGGGCGCGTACGACTTCATCGCGAAGCCTTTCTCCACGGCCGAGCTCCGCGAGCTCGTGCGCAAGGCGTTCGAGAAGGGCGCGATCGTCGCCGAGAACCATCGACTGCGCGCGCAGGTCGACCGGCTCGACAAGAGCAGCGAGGGCCTCCTCTTCCGCTCGGAGGCCATGCGACAGATCCTCGAGCTCGTCGGCCGCATCGCGAGCTCGCGCACGACGGTGCTCATCACCGGTGAGAGCGGCACGGGCAAGGAGCGCATCGCGCGCGCGATCCACCGCGCGTCCGACCGCGCGAGCAGGCCGTTCCTCGTCGTCAACTGCGGAGCGATCCCCGAGCAGCTCATGGAGAGCGAGCTGTTCGGCCACGAGCGCGGAGCGTTCACCGGCGCCACGAGCCGGAGGCCTGGCATTTTTCGCGAGGCCGAGGGCGGGACGGTGCTCCTCGACGAGGTGGGCGAGCTCCCCCTCATGATGCAGGTGAAGCTCCTCCGCGTGCTCCAAGAGAGGAAGGTTCGCGGCGTCGGCGAGTCCGCCGAATCGCCCGTGGACGTGAGGATCCTGGCGGCCACCAACGCGGACGTCGAGGCTCACGTGAAGGCGGGGACGCTTCGCCAAGATCTCTACTACCGCCTGAACGTGCTCCGTCTCGAGCTGCCTCCCCTCCGCGCGCGGCGCGAGGACGTGGCCTTGTTGGCGAGCCACTTCCTCGAGCGATGCGCGCACGAGCACGACAAGCCGCTGCGAGGCTTCTCCCCCGACGCCCTGCGAGCGCTGGACGCCTACGCTTTTCCGGGCAACGTCCGTGAGCTCGAGAACATCGTCGAGCGCGCCGTCGCCCTGTCCAGCGGGAGCACGATCGGCCTCGGCGACCTCCCCCGCGAGGTGAGCGGCGCGGCGTCCTCGCCCACCCCCAGTCTTGTCCACCTGCCCGACGCGGGGTGCAACCTGGACGACGTCATCGGCGAGCTCGAGCGGCGCCTCCTCGTCGAGGCCCTGGAGCGCACGGGTGGCGTGCGCACCGCCGCGGCCAAGCTGCTCGGCATCACGTTCCGGAGCTTCCGCTACCGCCTTCAGAAGTACGCGATGGAGGGCGAGGAAGAAGACCCGCGAAGCGAGGGCGCGGAGCGGGGCTAG